A single region of the Bacteroidota bacterium genome encodes:
- a CDS encoding nucleotidyltransferase family protein codes for MKIIVPMAGMGKRMRPHTLTTPKPLVPVAGKPIVQKLIEDLEKVCGKGIEEVAFIIGPSFGKAVEKDLIAVAEKLGAKGSIYYQHEALGTAHAIMCAKESLDGNVLVVFADTLFKADFVLDRSKEGIIWVQKVEDPRPFGVVKVNDKNVITDFVEKPEHFVSDLAIIGIYYFKDGAYLRSELQYLLDNNVTDKGEYQLTNALENMKAKGT; via the coding sequence ATGAAAATAATAGTACCAATGGCCGGCATGGGTAAGCGCATGAGGCCACATACACTAACTACTCCAAAACCGTTAGTACCTGTTGCAGGTAAACCCATTGTTCAAAAACTGATTGAAGACTTAGAAAAAGTTTGCGGTAAAGGCATTGAAGAAGTGGCTTTTATTATAGGGCCAAGCTTTGGTAAAGCAGTTGAAAAAGATTTAATAGCTGTAGCAGAAAAACTAGGTGCAAAAGGCAGTATTTATTATCAGCACGAAGCCTTGGGTACTGCCCATGCTATTATGTGTGCAAAGGAAAGTTTAGATGGTAATGTACTGGTAGTATTTGCCGATACTTTATTTAAAGCTGATTTTGTATTGGACAGAAGCAAAGAAGGAATTATATGGGTTCAGAAAGTAGAAGACCCTCGTCCGTTTGGTGTAGTAAAAGTAAACGACAAAAACGTAATAACTGATTTTGTAGAAAAGCCTGAGCATTTTGTATCTGACTTGGCTATCATTGGTATTTATTACTTTAAAGATGGTGCTTATTTACGATCTGAATTACAGTATTTATTAGATAACAATGTTACTGACAAAGGCGAATACCAATTAACCAATGCTTTGGAAAACATGAAAGCAAAAGGTACTC